One window from the genome of Bacillus tianshenii encodes:
- a CDS encoding ABC transporter permease subunit, translated as MTQLVRTVIKQELTVMMRSKWIISFALLFALLSFMMITFGGTDEGSSFTGFNRLTASMLNSSLFLVPLLSLMTGAVSLSGEKEDGHLKLLLTYPVSIGSILTGKYIGMLIGVGSAVCFGFGISGVFLFQTDSFMPSVYFLFFSFTLLLASMFLAVGFLIGMISKSRLQALGLSLFAWAGFVLFYEFIVMGLLTIVQQQAAISLLTVSVLLNPAELIRVWTIVAMNSASIFGPHLYDLTVWSESTVGQLLFILSVIAWIILPLACSYLILNRGVQYE; from the coding sequence ATGACTCAACTAGTTAGAACGGTAATAAAACAAGAGCTGACTGTCATGATGAGAAGCAAATGGATCATAAGCTTCGCTTTGTTGTTTGCGTTGCTTTCATTTATGATGATTACTTTTGGTGGTACGGATGAGGGTAGCAGCTTTACAGGGTTTAACCGCTTAACAGCTTCAATGTTGAATAGCTCGCTTTTTTTGGTCCCATTATTGTCTTTAATGACAGGGGCAGTTTCACTTTCAGGTGAAAAGGAAGACGGGCATTTGAAGCTTTTATTAACGTATCCAGTTTCAATTGGAAGCATTCTTACTGGGAAATATATCGGAATGCTAATCGGTGTCGGGAGTGCAGTGTGCTTTGGATTTGGCATTTCGGGTGTCTTCTTATTTCAAACAGACTCCTTTATGCCCTCGGTTTATTTTCTATTTTTTAGTTTTACATTGCTGCTTGCATCAATGTTTCTTGCTGTTGGTTTTTTAATAGGAATGATTTCAAAAAGTCGTCTTCAAGCTCTTGGACTTAGTTTGTTTGCTTGGGCTGGTTTTGTATTGTTTTATGAATTTATCGTGATGGGGCTTCTGACAATTGTACAGCAGCAGGCAGCTATTTCGCTCCTAACGGTATCTGTTCTATTAAACCCTGCCGAATTGATTAGGGTATGGACAATTGTGGCGATGAACAGTGCCTCGATCTTTGGCCCTCACTTATATGATTTAACGGTGTGGAGTGAAAGTACGGTTGGTCAATTGCTGTTCATTCTGTCGGTCATAGCTTGGATTATTCTTCCGCTTGCATGTTCGTATTTGATCCTGAATCGAGGTGTTCAGTATGAGTAA
- a CDS encoding superoxide dismutase family protein has product MQRVFLFGMLLILLTACANKNQHPSSLEVELFNTDGDSAGTAKLQEKADGVKIELDVSGLESGWHGFHIHEEGTCEGPDFKSAGAHYNPEDMEHGLLNPKGPHAGDLPNVEANEDGEVKVDVMAPNVTLKEGKNSLLKEGGTALVIHENADDGMTQPAGDGGKRVLCGEIQTEQEKKAEE; this is encoded by the coding sequence ATGCAAAGAGTGTTTCTATTTGGGATGCTTCTCATTCTATTAACAGCTTGTGCAAATAAAAATCAACACCCTTCTTCATTGGAAGTGGAATTATTTAATACAGATGGTGATTCTGCTGGAACGGCGAAACTTCAAGAAAAAGCAGATGGTGTAAAGATAGAATTAGATGTAAGTGGGTTGGAAAGCGGTTGGCACGGCTTTCATATTCATGAAGAAGGTACATGTGAAGGACCAGATTTTAAATCAGCTGGAGCTCATTATAACCCAGAAGATATGGAGCACGGACTGTTGAATCCAAAGGGACCACATGCAGGTGATCTGCCGAATGTTGAAGCAAATGAAGATGGAGAAGTGAAAGTAGATGTTATGGCGCCGAATGTTACGTTAAAAGAAGGGAAGAACTCCTTATTGAAAGAAGGAGGCACGGCCCTTGTTATTCATGAGAATGCAGATGACGGGATGACACAACCTGCCGGTGACGGAGGCAAGCGCGTGTTGTGTGGAGAGATTCAAACTGAACAAGAAAAGAAAGCAGAAGAGTGA
- the nosD gene encoding nitrous oxide reductase family maturation protein NosD, with protein sequence MTHTYKLILPILFVVISWCMPAPVEGEEVSVTPEKGALQRAIASAKEGDELVLTPGVYNEKIKINKSLKIKGKQGVVIDGGGEGNVIVIKAPNVRLENIEIQNSGSLKQEAGIRIEGDRAQIISNSLQRVHYGIYIAKADAVQIIDNQIIGDDTHFSKRGNGIHLFHATHTTIAENNISHVQDGIYFDFAKNTAVTKNEITNARYAVHLMFSEKAAVSENKLSNNINGLMVMSTKYVDIFHNDILKNLHFRGYGVLLYETDDVTLQDNRIISNSTGLALQYSEGSLVRSNVIAGNHVGIELTGENVDTSLMKNNVIGNVIQLQEKAIKEDVRIESSGNYWDDYRGGDLNGDGFGEIPYQASEALTDRNPYFQFYFESPALMLQQRISRMLPVREESSLIEEKPSVSPNDLYKTTPEAVPGSFPFEVFIVGVISTLGSLGIFYSGRRKQRV encoded by the coding sequence ATGACGCATACTTACAAGCTGATTTTACCGATATTATTTGTTGTTATAAGTTGGTGTATGCCTGCTCCTGTTGAAGGAGAAGAGGTAAGCGTTACGCCTGAGAAAGGTGCTCTACAAAGAGCGATCGCTTCTGCTAAAGAAGGGGATGAACTTGTTCTTACTCCAGGTGTATATAATGAAAAAATCAAAATTAATAAATCACTCAAAATTAAAGGGAAACAAGGTGTAGTAATTGATGGGGGAGGAGAAGGAAACGTTATTGTAATTAAGGCACCCAACGTTCGGTTGGAAAATATTGAAATTCAAAATAGCGGCAGTTTGAAACAAGAGGCTGGTATACGGATAGAGGGAGACCGAGCACAAATTATATCTAACAGCTTGCAACGAGTTCATTATGGTATCTACATTGCAAAAGCAGATGCTGTACAAATAATCGATAATCAGATTATTGGGGATGATACACATTTTTCAAAGCGGGGAAATGGGATTCATCTTTTTCATGCAACACATACAACAATTGCAGAGAATAATATATCGCATGTTCAAGATGGGATTTACTTTGACTTTGCCAAAAACACAGCTGTAACGAAAAATGAGATAACAAATGCACGGTATGCGGTTCATTTAATGTTTTCAGAGAAGGCCGCTGTGAGTGAAAACAAGCTTTCTAACAATATTAATGGCCTTATGGTGATGAGTACGAAATATGTTGACATCTTTCATAATGACATTCTAAAAAACCTTCACTTTCGAGGCTATGGTGTCTTGTTGTATGAAACGGATGATGTAACCTTGCAAGACAATCGAATAATTTCAAACAGTACAGGCCTTGCTCTTCAATATTCGGAGGGCAGCTTAGTACGCTCGAATGTCATTGCTGGTAATCATGTAGGAATCGAACTGACAGGTGAAAATGTTGATACAAGCCTAATGAAAAATAACGTTATTGGGAATGTCATTCAATTACAAGAGAAAGCGATTAAGGAAGATGTCCGTATTGAAAGCAGCGGAAACTACTGGGACGACTACCGCGGCGGTGACTTGAATGGTGATGGCTTTGGTGAAATCCCATATCAAGCGAGTGAAGCTCTAACAGACCGTAATCCTTATTTTCAATTTTATTTTGAAAGTCCGGCGCTAATGCTTCAGCAAAGAATCTCTCGGATGCTCCCTGTTCGAGAGGAAAGCTCTTTGATTGAAGAAAAGCCGTCGGTATCGCCAAATGACTTATATAAAACTACACCTGAGGCGGTTCCAGGGTCCTTTCCATTTGAAGTATTCATTGTTGGGGTTATAAGTACTCTAGGGAGTTTAGGTATCTTTTATAGTGGGAGGAGGAAGCAACGTGTATAA
- a CDS encoding methyl-accepting chemotaxis protein, translating to MFFTKKVNVEGYVHPLQKTDIDAMESAQDKLNFLQMRQKDLLQLKKLTPLIEEYVQPITERHYEMLQQFRGLDEIIQTHSTVDRLSKTFVQYLRSIPEADFGAGYIRSRAKIGQIHSKIKLTPEWYTGSYMRVYEYLIPAIISEYRNQPSEMADILLALLRAITFDSQIVLDSYQSENDFKVVDGQSQVMEIMMGIDQVKDVLDKVEHTKHESEGVSTAAEQLTASVEDVAKAAVGVAENTENTVQQANKGQEVIENSLKGFLTMADDFMDMKEKISTLSDEMKKVADVVQFIRGVAEQTNLLALNASIEAARAGEQGKGFAVVAEEVRKLAEETTKSVNKITETMQGIVKEAVDVGDMSNNMSNQLNTRVEQAQDSLSAIDQIVTNIQSIGKEINNIAAISEEQSVATEDISKRIFEVLTNVNDIEESVNLMGQNVYEASVRTDKSRRDSIKSIQTLQDRHILRIVKTEHKLWKWWLYNAALGYHHISESELVDAHKCRLGKWYDAMERSQSEITGLQAFKLLKDPHQRVHDIAKQIFRDIKARNEENLEKDFQLLDEASQEVVQLLDEIYHKVDSL from the coding sequence GTGTTTTTTACGAAGAAAGTGAATGTTGAAGGTTATGTTCATCCATTACAAAAAACGGATATCGATGCAATGGAGAGTGCGCAAGACAAGCTGAATTTCTTGCAAATGAGGCAAAAAGATTTGTTGCAGCTGAAGAAACTGACTCCGTTAATTGAAGAGTATGTTCAGCCGATCACAGAACGTCATTATGAGATGCTTCAGCAGTTTCGGGGATTAGACGAGATTATCCAAACACACAGCACCGTTGACCGACTTTCTAAGACATTTGTACAATATCTTCGTTCAATACCAGAAGCTGATTTTGGTGCTGGATACATTAGAAGTAGAGCGAAAATTGGTCAAATACATAGTAAAATTAAGTTAACTCCTGAATGGTACACAGGTTCTTATATGCGAGTCTATGAATACTTAATCCCTGCGATTATTAGTGAATATCGTAATCAACCTAGTGAAATGGCTGATATCTTACTTGCTTTGCTTCGTGCTATTACGTTTGACTCTCAAATTGTCCTCGACTCCTATCAAAGCGAAAATGACTTTAAAGTGGTAGATGGTCAAAGCCAAGTGATGGAAATTATGATGGGCATTGATCAAGTGAAAGACGTGCTTGACAAAGTAGAACATACGAAACACGAGAGTGAAGGGGTAAGTACAGCGGCAGAACAGCTTACTGCCTCCGTTGAAGATGTTGCCAAAGCTGCTGTTGGTGTAGCTGAGAATACAGAGAATACCGTACAACAGGCCAACAAAGGACAAGAGGTCATTGAGAACTCATTGAAAGGCTTCTTAACAATGGCTGATGATTTCATGGATATGAAAGAAAAAATAAGTACGCTTTCTGATGAGATGAAAAAAGTGGCTGATGTTGTGCAATTTATTCGCGGTGTTGCGGAGCAGACAAACCTGCTCGCATTAAACGCTTCAATTGAAGCAGCTCGAGCTGGGGAACAAGGTAAGGGCTTTGCTGTTGTAGCTGAAGAAGTAAGAAAGTTAGCCGAAGAAACGACCAAATCTGTTAACAAAATTACAGAAACGATGCAAGGAATTGTGAAAGAAGCGGTGGATGTTGGTGATATGTCTAATAATATGTCAAACCAACTCAATACGAGGGTTGAGCAAGCACAAGATTCTCTTTCTGCTATTGATCAAATCGTCACAAATATTCAGAGTATTGGAAAAGAAATTAATAATATTGCAGCGATATCTGAAGAGCAGTCTGTTGCAACAGAGGATATTTCCAAGCGTATATTTGAAGTACTCACAAATGTAAATGATATCGAAGAAAGTGTAAATTTGATGGGACAAAATGTTTATGAGGCAAGTGTACGTACAGATAAAAGTAGAAGAGATTCAATTAAAAGTATTCAAACATTACAAGACAGGCACATCTTACGCATTGTGAAGACAGAGCATAAGTTATGGAAGTGGTGGCTCTATAATGCAGCTCTAGGTTACCACCACATAAGTGAATCTGAATTAGTTGATGCACATAAATGCCGTCTCGGAAAATGGTATGATGCGATGGAACGCAGTCAGTCAGAAATCACCGGACTACAGGCATTTAAATTGTTAAAAGATCCACATCAGCGTGTTCATGACATTGCCAAGCAAATATTCCGTGATATCAAAGCAAGGAATGAGGAAAATCTAGAAAAAGATTTTCAATTACTAGATGAAGCTTCTCAAGAGGTTGTTCAACTTTTGGACGAAATTTATCATAAAGTTGATTCTTTATGA
- a CDS encoding ABC transporter ATP-binding protein, whose amino-acid sequence MSKETVIEVSNLQKVTKKKSRLQDVSFRVYRGECFALCGGNGAGKSTFLNILTGQLKPTSGEINVLGSQPSQRNVSYKRLFSYMPDHTLFPSTLTGYETLLYFAKLQGIALERVEELLDRVGLLEAANNKTQTYSKGMQQRLALAQALLPQAPLLILDEPTNGMDPYWVYRFKEMIQDEKKRGTTIIYTSHIMHDVEEVADRAAFLNEGQLLTIQTIDKFNEIGGLEKIFFQTIHHTQKSG is encoded by the coding sequence ATGAGTAAGGAAACAGTAATAGAAGTAAGTAATCTTCAGAAGGTGACGAAGAAAAAAAGCCGTTTGCAGGATGTCAGTTTTCGAGTATATCGTGGTGAATGCTTTGCCTTATGTGGAGGAAATGGAGCAGGGAAAAGTACGTTTTTAAATATTTTAACAGGGCAGTTAAAGCCAACAAGCGGTGAAATAAATGTGCTCGGTAGCCAGCCTTCCCAGAGAAATGTTTCCTACAAGCGATTATTTTCGTACATGCCTGACCATACATTGTTTCCCTCGACACTTACAGGATATGAAACCCTTCTTTACTTTGCTAAGCTTCAAGGTATTGCGCTTGAAAGAGTTGAAGAGTTGCTGGATAGGGTCGGGTTGTTGGAAGCTGCGAATAATAAAACACAAACGTATTCAAAAGGCATGCAGCAACGGCTCGCTTTAGCACAAGCACTGTTACCGCAGGCTCCGTTATTAATCTTAGACGAACCGACAAACGGAATGGATCCATACTGGGTATATCGATTTAAAGAAATGATTCAAGACGAGAAAAAGCGTGGAACAACGATTATCTATACCTCTCACATTATGCATGATGTTGAAGAAGTAGCAGACCGGGCAGCATTTTTGAATGAAGGTCAGCTGCTTACGATACAAACAATTGATAAGTTCAACGAAATAGGCGGACTTGAAAAAATTTTCTTTCAAACCATTCATCATACACAAAAAAGCGGGTAG
- a CDS encoding kinase-associated lipoprotein B: protein MQTELQIGDVVTGMYKTGKYIGEITDIRPRHYLVRILAVLKHPQQGDLHNPQQADVPLFHERKALAYREQTNMLKQQVKPYEEEVPPYDQSLRQALDEQLAKLKTEETLWAERSITNLKELEKEYFSS from the coding sequence ATGCAAACAGAACTTCAAATTGGTGATGTTGTCACAGGAATGTATAAGACAGGAAAATATATTGGTGAAATTACAGATATTCGCCCTCGTCATTATCTCGTTCGAATTCTTGCTGTTCTGAAACATCCGCAACAAGGAGACCTTCATAACCCGCAACAAGCAGATGTACCGCTTTTCCATGAGCGAAAAGCGCTTGCCTATCGGGAGCAAACAAATATGCTTAAGCAACAAGTGAAGCCCTATGAAGAAGAGGTTCCACCATACGACCAATCTCTTCGGCAAGCCCTCGATGAACAATTAGCAAAGCTCAAGACAGAAGAGACGCTATGGGCTGAACGTTCGATCACTAACCTTAAAGAGCTTGAAAAGGAATATTTTTCTTCTTAA
- a CDS encoding nitrous oxide reductase accessory protein NosL → MQGKVLVGTALVIALLTGCAQQNTEEAAPQTEQNEPTNSQLTIAETDNEQQIAIQPQEPAEDEKCAFCNMKVYQKDEEMGAFTAQMVTKDGEHLFFDDSGCLLNYSRKTGEEPQISWVRDHDTLEWVKLEEATLVKADLKTPMKYEIAFFASKENADKFLADNPEKNGEIIMLDALDTEAEQRMKKKMEMMKEKNEGMESEGHEGHMHE, encoded by the coding sequence ATGCAGGGTAAGGTATTAGTCGGTACAGCTTTAGTGATAGCACTTCTTACAGGATGTGCCCAACAGAATACAGAAGAGGCTGCTCCTCAAACAGAGCAAAATGAGCCAACTAACAGCCAACTAACAATCGCCGAAACGGATAACGAGCAACAAATAGCAATCCAGCCTCAAGAACCAGCAGAGGATGAAAAGTGCGCTTTCTGTAACATGAAGGTGTATCAAAAAGATGAAGAGATGGGTGCTTTCACAGCACAAATGGTGACAAAAGATGGTGAACATCTTTTCTTTGATGACTCTGGCTGTCTGCTGAACTATAGTCGAAAAACAGGCGAAGAGCCTCAAATTTCCTGGGTACGTGACCATGATACATTAGAATGGGTCAAGCTTGAGGAAGCAACGCTTGTAAAGGCTGACCTTAAAACACCAATGAAATATGAAATTGCCTTTTTCGCTTCGAAAGAAAATGCAGACAAATTCCTTGCAGATAACCCAGAGAAAAATGGCGAAATTATTATGCTCGATGCATTAGATACAGAGGCTGAACAACGGATGAAAAAGAAAATGGAAATGATGAAAGAAAAGAATGAAGGAATGGAAAGTGAAGGTCACGAGGGTCATATGCATGAATAG
- a CDS encoding response regulator transcription factor — protein sequence MEQPVILIVDDEPDMRELVSMYLERAGYVCLEAGDGEEALQVMKVEKVDLILLDIMMPNLDGFRFCMKVRETSNIPIIFLTARGDEWDRVHGLKLGADDYIVKPFSHQELTARVEAVLRRTNVYAKQQPTDYKQYGSLEINEKGRQVKVNGQQITLTLKEYELLIFFTVHEGQALTRDQLLERVWGYDYVGSPRTVDTHVKTLRLKLNEAGDYIQTVWGIGYKFEVA from the coding sequence ATGGAGCAACCAGTTATCTTAATTGTTGATGATGAACCAGATATGAGAGAGCTAGTTAGCATGTATCTTGAAAGAGCTGGCTATGTATGTTTGGAAGCAGGGGATGGAGAAGAGGCTTTGCAGGTGATGAAAGTAGAAAAAGTTGATCTAATTTTACTTGATATTATGATGCCGAATTTAGATGGGTTCCGCTTTTGTATGAAAGTTCGCGAAACGTCAAATATTCCAATTATTTTTCTCACAGCCCGTGGCGATGAATGGGATCGTGTGCATGGATTGAAGCTTGGAGCGGATGATTATATCGTAAAGCCATTTAGTCATCAGGAATTAACGGCTCGTGTTGAAGCAGTATTACGACGTACAAATGTCTATGCAAAACAACAACCTACCGATTATAAACAGTACGGGAGCCTTGAAATTAATGAAAAGGGAAGACAAGTGAAAGTGAATGGCCAACAGATTACACTTACCTTAAAAGAATATGAGTTATTAATCTTTTTCACTGTTCATGAAGGACAAGCTTTAACAAGAGATCAACTTCTTGAACGGGTGTGGGGGTACGATTATGTTGGTAGCCCACGGACAGTTGATACGCACGTGAAGACATTACGGCTTAAGCTGAACGAAGCAGGGGACTATATCCAAACAGTTTGGGGAATTGGCTATAAATTTGAGGTTGCGTAA
- a CDS encoding ATP-binding protein, translating into MKRRFSLTFSLNQKLWLTVILMVVAAVIVAYAGTNIFYKKLYVEQMESSLRNEADALAAEYTGGDISPDLQEKVEWYNKVSEAEVFLVNNPRELSACLPFDIDYQSIIGEKERRELVNGKVITKLGYEERFNRQIMGVIMPLLDENRLKGIIYLYIPLATVDEIFQEARLLIIGIGALFTIAILLIGRVIIKKLTSPLKRMERIAYQMSQGQFREKVPITTNDEIGRLGKAFNQMADALKEEDERRQEFLGNVSHELRTPISYLKGYSEALKDGIVESKEDQKKYLGIIHREAKRMQRLVHDLLELAKMEGDLFPLEKTPLVFAQLIEDTLEKFEHPLVEKNLKLKTDLNPDVIVLGDEDRLEQVIHNIVDNAIRYTPSGGAITVRLTEGTEYCRLSVEDTGVGIPQESLHRIGERFYRVDKARSRESGGTGLGIGIVKNIIQKHNGKWHIDSEEGKGTTVTVQLPQMK; encoded by the coding sequence ATGAAAAGGCGATTCTCTTTGACATTTTCATTAAATCAAAAGCTTTGGTTAACTGTCATCCTTATGGTAGTAGCTGCCGTAATTGTCGCTTATGCAGGAACAAATATATTTTATAAAAAATTATATGTCGAACAAATGGAGTCATCCTTGCGCAATGAAGCAGATGCGCTTGCAGCAGAGTATACGGGTGGTGACATTTCCCCTGACCTTCAAGAAAAGGTTGAATGGTATAACAAAGTGTCAGAGGCAGAAGTATTTCTTGTCAATAACCCTCGTGAATTAAGTGCTTGTTTGCCGTTCGACATTGATTACCAATCCATTATTGGCGAGAAAGAGCGAAGAGAGCTTGTAAATGGCAAAGTGATTACAAAACTTGGCTATGAGGAGCGTTTTAATCGGCAAATAATGGGTGTGATTATGCCGCTTCTCGATGAAAATCGTTTAAAAGGTATTATCTACTTATATATCCCGCTTGCAACGGTTGATGAAATCTTTCAAGAAGCACGGTTACTGATTATTGGAATCGGAGCGTTATTTACAATCGCTATTTTATTAATTGGCAGAGTGATTATTAAGAAATTAACTAGCCCGCTCAAAAGGATGGAACGGATCGCATATCAAATGTCACAAGGACAGTTTCGAGAGAAGGTGCCAATTACGACAAATGATGAAATAGGCCGACTGGGCAAGGCGTTTAACCAAATGGCAGATGCATTGAAAGAAGAAGATGAACGAAGACAAGAATTCTTAGGCAATGTTTCACATGAGCTGCGAACACCGATTAGTTATTTGAAAGGCTATAGCGAAGCCTTAAAGGATGGAATTGTTGAATCGAAAGAAGACCAGAAGAAGTATCTTGGAATTATTCATCGAGAAGCGAAGCGAATGCAGCGGCTTGTCCATGATTTATTAGAACTAGCGAAAATGGAAGGTGATCTGTTTCCGCTAGAGAAGACCCCACTTGTTTTCGCTCAACTGATTGAAGATACGTTAGAAAAGTTCGAGCATCCTTTGGTCGAAAAAAACTTAAAGCTCAAAACAGACTTGAACCCTGATGTTATTGTGCTAGGAGACGAAGACAGGCTGGAGCAAGTTATTCATAATATTGTAGATAATGCAATACGATATACACCCTCAGGAGGGGCTATCACCGTTCGTTTAACAGAAGGGACTGAATATTGTCGTTTGTCTGTAGAGGACACAGGAGTCGGTATTCCACAGGAAAGCCTCCACCGTATTGGTGAACGATTCTATCGAGTTGATAAAGCACGCTCTCGAGAAAGTGGAGGGACAGGCCTGGGAATTGGAATAGTGAAGAATATTATTCAAAAGCATA
- a CDS encoding YncE family protein codes for MKKAVLYFSLLIGILTGCNQEQYEALSPEEEVLISVNVFDSSLSFFDVSEYKELATWDLPFPLTGAELFPDGEKVLLYGKGLEQVYVYDLTTGKQVEKWETGKGITNVRLSHRGEQFYVADESESQIRFFDLEGREKGAVSVGKAPLSMVESKTGGELYVLHFEKAEIDVIDVQARNVVRKLPAKEAATGLILLEDQQELWFGGHGAGVEVQNKISVLSLEQGRISSEIEAPVMPVAFAQADEDIFALSHGSNTLRKIDPATKEIKETLTVGANPFTLTTSKRKIYIAGYDSNEIQVVDSDTMKKKATMQTGEGPFQLLVWGGEN; via the coding sequence ATGAAGAAAGCTGTACTGTACTTCAGCTTATTAATCGGAATATTAACTGGATGTAATCAGGAACAATATGAAGCACTATCACCTGAAGAAGAAGTGCTGATTAGTGTAAATGTTTTTGATAGCAGCTTGTCGTTTTTTGATGTATCTGAGTATAAAGAACTTGCTACATGGGACTTGCCTTTTCCATTAACAGGTGCTGAGCTTTTTCCAGATGGAGAAAAGGTTCTTTTATATGGAAAGGGATTAGAGCAAGTTTATGTATATGATTTAACGACAGGAAAGCAGGTTGAAAAGTGGGAAACAGGAAAGGGAATAACAAATGTCCGGCTTTCTCATCGTGGAGAACAGTTTTATGTTGCTGATGAGAGTGAAAGTCAAATCCGCTTCTTTGATTTAGAGGGCCGGGAAAAAGGTGCGGTTTCAGTCGGAAAGGCCCCGCTCTCAATGGTTGAGAGCAAGACAGGAGGAGAGTTATATGTTCTTCATTTTGAAAAGGCCGAAATTGATGTCATTGATGTTCAGGCACGTAACGTTGTTCGTAAGCTTCCGGCAAAAGAAGCGGCAACAGGGCTGATTTTATTAGAAGACCAACAGGAGCTTTGGTTTGGAGGGCATGGAGCAGGTGTGGAAGTTCAGAATAAGATTTCCGTGCTTTCACTAGAACAAGGACGAATTAGTTCAGAAATCGAGGCACCTGTTATGCCTGTTGCTTTTGCACAAGCAGACGAGGATATTTTTGCACTAAGTCATGGGTCAAACACATTGCGAAAAATTGATCCAGCTACAAAAGAAATAAAGGAAACGCTTACGGTAGGGGCAAACCCTTTTACGTTAACAACATCTAAAAGAAAGATCTATATTGCAGGTTATGACAGCAATGAAATTCAAGTAGTGGATTCGGATACAATGAAGAAAAAGGCAACGATGCAAACAGGTGAAGGACCATTTCAATTGTTAGTGTGGGGAGGGGAGAACTAA
- a CDS encoding nitrous oxide reductase accessory protein NosL: MYKRLFLLGAILLLMSGCGKEKEVQPREIKPEVDACVVCQMSIVHTDFATQIVEQNGESHIFDDLGCMMEYMEKQIDEEDVAGAFVKDLEDGDWIKMNEAVYVYDEEFWTPMAYGVVSFSSKEKAEAYIAEQKKGKLLQYEDLKTFDWGF; encoded by the coding sequence GTGTATAAACGGTTGTTTCTATTAGGAGCAATACTACTGTTAATGAGCGGATGTGGAAAAGAAAAAGAAGTACAGCCAAGAGAGATAAAACCAGAGGTAGATGCATGTGTTGTTTGTCAAATGTCGATTGTTCATACAGATTTTGCTACGCAAATCGTTGAACAAAATGGGGAGTCACATATTTTTGATGACTTGGGTTGTATGATGGAATATATGGAGAAGCAAATTGACGAGGAAGATGTTGCAGGAGCATTTGTGAAAGACTTAGAAGACGGTGATTGGATTAAGATGAATGAGGCTGTTTATGTATATGATGAGGAGTTTTGGACTCCGATGGCTTATGGTGTCGTTTCATTCTCTTCTAAGGAAAAGGCAGAAGCATATATAGCAGAACAGAAAAAAGGAAAACTGCTCCAATATGAAGACTTAAAGACATTTGATTGGGGATTTTAG